A DNA window from Actinomycetota bacterium contains the following coding sequences:
- a CDS encoding radical SAM protein, which translates to MCNIWQTEEAEDLDADLLTRLPDSLRYVNLSGGEPFLRKDLPELAAAVLKASPKAQIIISTNALVSGKRVRETMARIREFSPGIGIAVSIDGMGETHDRIRGVKGAFDKAVALIEGLREDGMTNLRIAFTIVDENVKDYFEVYQLSRRLGIEFTSAVAQGSEHYFQGTGIKPAADADIREQLDKVAASELSTSSPKRWARAYFNRGLFQFASGSGRPLACKAADDFFFLSPAGTIYACNVMDLPLGNLRDASFSEIWNSETAVKARAEVARCQMGCWMVCTVRSSMKRNPLSVASWVASKKINAHRGKPVL; encoded by the coding sequence ATGTGCAACATCTGGCAGACGGAGGAAGCAGAAGACCTGGACGCCGATCTCCTGACCAGGCTGCCCGACTCCCTTCGTTACGTGAACCTCAGCGGCGGCGAGCCCTTCTTGCGCAAGGATCTGCCCGAGCTGGCGGCTGCTGTGCTCAAAGCCAGCCCCAAGGCGCAGATAATCATCTCAACCAATGCCCTGGTTTCAGGGAAGCGGGTGCGCGAGACCATGGCCCGCATCCGCGAGTTCAGCCCCGGTATAGGCATAGCCGTCTCTATCGATGGCATGGGGGAGACCCATGATCGCATCCGCGGTGTGAAGGGAGCCTTTGACAAGGCTGTGGCCCTGATCGAGGGGCTCAGGGAAGACGGGATGACCAACCTGCGGATCGCCTTCACCATCGTCGATGAGAACGTGAAAGACTATTTCGAGGTCTATCAGCTCTCGCGGCGCCTTGGCATCGAGTTCACTTCGGCTGTCGCCCAGGGCTCGGAACATTACTTCCAGGGAACCGGGATCAAGCCAGCCGCCGATGCTGATATCCGTGAGCAGCTGGACAAGGTTGCCGCAAGTGAGCTTTCTACCAGTTCACCCAAGCGCTGGGCCAGGGCTTACTTTAACCGGGGATTGTTTCAATTCGCTTCCGGCAGCGGCCGGCCGCTGGCCTGCAAGGCTGCTGATGACTTCTTTTTCCTGAGTCCCGCTGGTACCATCTATGCATGTAACGTTATGGATCTGCCGCTGGGCAATCTGCGGGATGCCTCATTCTCCGAGATCTGGAATTCGGAAACTGCAGTAAAGGCGCGTGCCGAGGTGGCCAGATGTCAGATGGGCTGCTGGATGGTCTGTACGGTGCGATCGTCCATGAAGCGCAATCCCCTTTCGGTAGCCAGCTGGGTAGCTTCAAAGAAGATCAATGCCCATCGTGGTAAACCGGTGTTATGA